Proteins from a genomic interval of Trifolium pratense cultivar HEN17-A07 linkage group LG6, ARS_RC_1.1, whole genome shotgun sequence:
- the LOC123888407 gene encoding transcription factor DIVARICATA, producing MMLSRTMNRGIEVLSPASYIQNSNWLFEENKGSKWTQEENKLFENALAYYDKDTPDRWIRVAEMIPGKTVGDVIKQYRELEEDVCVIEAGLIPVPGYTTSSFTLDWDNNQGFDDFKQFCSVGEKRGGSTRSSEPERKKGVPWTEEEHRQFLLGLKKYGKGDWRNISRNFVTTRTPTQVASHAQKYFIRQVSGGKDKRRSSIHDITVVNLQETKSPSSDSNNPSSPDHLVNTANQPRNHNLSGMVKQEYDLKIPDEEGMPFVFNSTKGNMYVAPLCGISSQESKSPGQNILRGTHHGFQFSPFDTIFQMQSMQHQ from the exons ATGATGTTATCTAGAACAATGAATAGAGGAATTGAAGTTCTATCACCAGCTTCATATATCCAAAATTCCAATTGGTTGTTTGAAGAAAACAAGGGTTCTAAGTGGACTCAAGAAGAGAATAAGCTGTTTGAGAATGCTTTAGCTTATTATGATAAGGATACTCCTGATAGATGGATAAGGGTAGCAGAGATGATTCCTGGAAAAACTGTAGGTGATGTGATTAAGCAGTATAGGGAGCTTGAAGAAGATGTTTGTGTTATTGAAGCCGGTTTGATACCGGTTCCTGGTTATACAACTAGTTCTTTCACATTGGATTGGGATAACAATCAAGGCTTTGATGATTTCAAGCAATTTTGTAGTGTTGGTGAGAAAAGGGGTGGTTCGACTCGGTCGTCTGAGCCGGAAAGGAAGAAAGGTGTGCCATGGACCGAAGAGGAGCATAG GCAATTTCTGTTGGGTCTGAAGAAGTATGGTAAGGGAGACTGGAGAAATATCTCTAGGAATTTTGTGACCACAAGGACACCAACTCAAGTCGCAAGTCATGCTCAAAAGTATTTCATAAGGCAAGTTTCAGGAGGGAAGGATAAGAGAAGATCCAGTATCCATGACATCACAGTGGTTAATCTACAAGAAACTAAATCTCCTTCATCAGACAGTAACAATCCTTCTTCTCCAGACCATTTGGTGAATACCGCGAACCAACCACGGAATCATAATTTGTCCGGCATGGTTAAGCAGGAATATGACTTGAAAATACCAGATGAGGAGGGTATGCCATTTGTTTTCAATTCAACTAAAGGAAACATGTATGTGGCACCATTGTGTGGGATTTCTTCACAAGAATCGAAATCACCGGGTCAAAATATACTCCGAGGCACTCACCATGGATTTCAGTTTTCACCTTTTGATACTATTTTCCAAATGCAATCTATGCAGCATCAATGA